One Filimonas effusa genomic window carries:
- a CDS encoding RNA polymerase sigma factor — protein MRRFNQYTDTQLIHAFHEGDKYAFEALITRYKDKLFSSILYLVKDKYLAEDLFQETFIRIIDTIRGKRYNEEGKFLPWAMRIAHNLCVDYFRKIRRLPAIVDSDNNDVFEWLLVSDDNQEQKIIRQQSHDRVHRMLQELPEEQREVIVLRHFGDMSFKEIAATTNCSINTALGRMRYGLINLRRMMTERQIAL, from the coding sequence ATGAGAAGGTTCAATCAATATACTGACACGCAACTTATTCATGCTTTTCATGAAGGTGATAAATATGCTTTTGAAGCATTGATCACACGTTATAAAGATAAACTGTTCAGTTCGATTTTGTACCTGGTAAAGGACAAATACCTGGCAGAAGATCTTTTCCAGGAAACATTTATCCGCATCATCGATACCATACGCGGCAAACGTTATAACGAGGAAGGAAAGTTTCTTCCATGGGCTATGCGGATAGCGCATAACCTGTGTGTGGACTATTTCCGCAAGATCAGGCGTTTACCTGCTATTGTAGACAGCGACAACAATGATGTATTTGAATGGCTGTTGGTTTCGGATGATAACCAGGAGCAAAAGATCATCAGGCAGCAAAGCCATGATCGTGTGCACCGGATGCTGCAGGAGTTACCGGAAGAACAGAGAGAAGTAATTGTATTACGCCATTTTGGAGACATGAGTTTCAAGGAAATTGCAGCAACTACCAATTGTAGTATCAACACTGCATTGGGACGTATGCGCTACGGTTTGATAAATCTGCGGCGGATGATGACGGAGAGACAGATCGCTTTGTAA
- a CDS encoding ABC transporter ATP-binding protein codes for MADILALQGITKFYGSVQALNDVSFTVPGGSVFGILGPNGSGKTTLLGIVTDVLKASSGTYSFLGQTSSSAVRKQIGTLLETPNFYHYLSAVHNLRIAAEIKGAGYDRIDAVLQQVGLYERRNSKFSTFSLGMKQRLAIGAALLGDPEILVLDEPTNGLDPVGIAEIRQLIMQLAGGGKTIIMASHLLDEVEKVCTHVAILKKGKLLTAGHVNEVLVNEDIVVTGASNLSALEAALRLLPGGYNIKQQDGTLQLLYPIGTANLEAINQHCFSQGVVLNQLQLKRKSLETKFFELTNS; via the coding sequence ATGGCTGATATTCTCGCCTTACAAGGCATCACCAAATTTTATGGTTCTGTGCAGGCGCTGAACGATGTTTCATTCACTGTCCCCGGCGGCAGTGTTTTTGGCATCCTGGGCCCTAACGGAAGCGGCAAGACAACCTTACTGGGTATTGTAACAGATGTACTGAAAGCATCTTCAGGTACTTATAGTTTCCTGGGGCAAACATCTTCGTCAGCGGTACGCAAACAGATAGGTACATTGTTGGAAACGCCCAACTTCTATCATTATTTATCGGCAGTACACAACCTGCGCATTGCTGCTGAAATAAAAGGAGCGGGATATGACCGCATAGACGCGGTACTTCAGCAGGTAGGCCTGTATGAACGCAGGAACAGCAAATTCAGCACCTTTTCATTGGGAATGAAACAGCGGCTGGCTATTGGCGCGGCCTTACTTGGCGATCCTGAAATACTTGTTCTTGACGAGCCTACCAATGGACTTGACCCGGTAGGTATTGCCGAGATCCGCCAACTCATTATGCAGCTGGCAGGCGGAGGCAAAACCATTATCATGGCCAGTCACCTGCTCGATGAAGTGGAAAAAGTATGTACCCATGTGGCCATCCTGAAAAAAGGAAAGCTGTTAACTGCGGGGCATGTTAACGAAGTACTCGTAAACGAAGACATCGTAGTAACAGGCGCTTCGAACCTTTCCGCGCTGGAAGCCGCATTGAGGCTGTTACCAGGTGGATACAACATAAAACAGCAGGATGGTACATTACAGCTGCTCTATCCTATTGGCACTGCCAACCTGGAAGCTATTAACCAACATTGCTTTTCACAGGGGGTGGTTTTAAACCAGCTCCAGCTAAAGAGGAAAAGCCTGGAAACCAAATTCTTTGAACTTACCAACTCCTGA